GCCGCGTGCGAACCAAGCACGTCACCGGCGCGCTCCACCAGCCCGGCTATGCGGCCCGGCCGGTCGGACTCGACCACCTCGAATACCCCAGCGCTTCATCCGCTCGGTGGCAAAAGGGCTGGTTAGCGGTGAGCGGCCCGGCCCGACCTCGTGGGGGCGGGTTCGACGTGTGAGCGATGTGGCACGACCTTTGTTTCTTGATCTCCGTTCGGGTCTCGGCCGCCGTCCAGGTAGCGGGCGATCGCCGCCAACACGAGCGCGTTGATGCTCGTGCCTTGCAGCTCCGCCGTGAGCGCGAGTTCCTTGTGCTCGTCCGGCGTCATCCGCACGAAGACGTTCCCGGAGTAGGGCCTCTCCGGCTTCTCTCCGAGTTCGGCGCACCATTCGAGGTAGTCGTCGACAGCTTCGTGGAAGGCGTTCGTCAGCTCCGGGACGGTGCTCCCTTCGAAGTGGAGCACGTCGCGGAGCCCCGTCACGCGGCCGCTGAGCGAGCCGGCGTCCACGTCGATCTTCGCCTCGGCGGTGTAACCCTTGTACGGCTTAAGCCTCGTCATCGATAGCCTCCAGGAACTCCCTAACGCTCTCGATCAAGCCGGCACTGCACTCGTTGCCGGGGTGGGGGCGGTGGACGCCGAGTTTGCGCCCGCCACGCTGTCGGATCCGGAAGCGCGACCCCTTGCCCGGCGTGATCTGGCAACCCAACGCTGCTAGAAGGCTCTTCACGTCAACCCAGTTGATAGTGGTGGGCGTCGGTGTTCGCCGGATCTGCGCGAGCGTCTTCCTATGCTTGGAGTTCAGACCACGCACCGCGACTCCTGCGAGCCCCCGCAGTAGGTGATAGCATAGCATGCTAGCGATGTGACGGTCGCGTCCGTCGATGCGCCCTGGTTACTACCTGATGGATGAGGCCGGTGGTCTTCCGGGCGGCGGCCGGAGGCGGCGCCGACCGGGGGAGATCAGCATGTGCTCACTTGTTCCCGACGACCGCCCCGCGGGAGACTTCGGCCGCGGAGGCTCAGCTCTTCAGCCTGTTGGCTACCCTACCGGACGAGCACCGCGTCTTCCACGGCGTTCGGCTCCGCAACAGCGACCAGGACGGCAGGATCCTCGACAAGCGCGGCGAGACGATGAGGATGGAGAGCGACTGGCAGCGTTCGCATACGTCTCTTTGACGCGGCTTCGAGGCAGTACTGGCTGTTGTTGCCGGCGGGAGCCTGGGCAGAATCGCTGACCGGAGGTTGACAGTTGGGCTACGCACGACACTTCAACCTCCAGAAGGCGGCTCCGGCTACGGAGAAGGCCGTGAAGCCGTCGAGGCTGGATCCATCGATCCTGTCAGAAGAGGCGGGCGTCCCAGTGGAACTCGACGCGGCGCAGTTCTCTGACCTCGCCGAACGATGGATGGGCCGGGTTGAGTAGCAGGTTCGTGCCGTCGGGTACGAGGGCGCTAGGCACCTGCGCGGCCAGCGTCCGACGTGTGGTGAGCCAGCGGTCTCCAAGGTCACGGGTGGCCGTGATGCTCTGTTTCCAGCCAGCCGGCAGGTCGGTCAACCGGGTTATGTGACCGTCGGGTATGGAGAGCTCGATCCCGACGTAGGGCTCCTCGGTTGCCTCGGCCTCCAGATGGACGAGGGTCTCGAGCACGGCGAGTGCCAGGGAATCCGCCACGTAGACCATCCTGCTCCCCGGCTTGTTCCAGCGGCCGGGGTACATGGCGGCGCCGTCGCCTGACAGCGCGGTCGATTGCCACCGGGCATGCACGAGGCGCCAGGCCTTCAGAGGAAGACCCCGTGCTCGAGCCGACCAAGGGCTTGCATGACCTCCCACGCGCCCGGCTCGGTGTCGGCGAAGGCGAGGGGCGTCTGGCCGCCGAGGAACCGCTTCGGGGTCGTGAGCCAGTCCGCTGCGGAAGACCCGAGGACCTCCGTTGCACGCGCCATGAGCCGGCTGATGCGGAAGAGCCTGTCGGACTCGTCGACCTGGAACCTGCCCTCGCCCTTCCGGCGTTGCAGCGTGCGGGGCGACACGGAGATCGTCCTGGCGAGCTCGCTATGGCCCACACCCAAGCTGGCGGCGAGGTCCTCGAAGGCCTCGTACGGCAAGCCGGCCTTGATGGCGGCGATCGCGTCTCGCGAGGTTACGGGCTGAGCCTGCGTGGCCATATGCCGATCGTAGCACGCCATATGCCGCACCCCATGATCACCTTCTCCACGAGTATGCGGATAGCGGAGCGTCGTAGCCGATCGTCACCCTTAGGAGTCCTACCAGGCCGAGGCTGTAGGCTTGCGCGAGAGGCGCCCCACGTAGGAGAAGTGTTGGAAGCTTGCACCTGCGTTAGGAGCGAACGCGGCGTCGGAGGTAACTCGGGAGGCACGTGTGGGGATGGCCGAAGCGTCCAGGAACTCAGACCGAGGGAGCCGGCGTTTCGCGGCCGAGGCGGCGTACGCCGACAGCATCTTCCAGCAAGCGCAGGGCGACGTCGCCGGGGCCATCGCCGCAGCGGAACTGGCGCTCGAGCACGATCCCACTTACGCTCCCGCGGTCCTCACGGTAGGGAGCATCGAGTACCAGCGCGGTAACGACGCGGTCGGGCGGCGCCTCCTGCTGTCGCTCACGGCGCTGGCAGACGAGGGCGATCTGCGCGTGGTGCTGGACGAGGCCGGTGATTTCCTCATCGGCGAGGGCCGGTACGAGGATGGGCTGGAGTTCTACCGGGCCGCAACAGCGCGCTATCCGGACGACGTGGCGCTCCTGCAGGGCCTCTGCTGCACGGCTGACCACGCTGGGGCGTTCGAGTTGGCGTTGGCTGCGGCGACCAGCGCGGTACGGCTGGAACCTCACCGATCGGCATTGCGCAGCGACCTCGGCTGGAGCCTCTTCCGGGCCGGGAGGCTGCGGGAAGCCGAAGCGGAATTGCAGCTGGCGCTGGACCTCGACGAGGACAACGAACTCGCGGAGGAGAACCTGCGGGTGTGTCGGGATGCCCTGGCTGTGGAGGACGCCGGCTGAGCGCGTCCTGATCGAGTGCGGTCAGGCCACGCGCCGACCTGCGCGCGTCGCTCAGCTCCAGCCAGTGCGTGCCCCCAATGTGTCTACAATGTAGTGACGAATTGACCGTCGGCGAAAGGAGCGACATGGCGATAACCGGAGCCTCGACCACCTCGAATAGCGGTTCGTCCGAAGGCCGAGTTCTTGCCGCTCGCGGGTACGACCTGCGCGGTCACGCCACGGCTGAGAGGCTTCGGAAGAGCCTCGGCCTCGACGCCAAGAGCATGGCCGACTACCTGGGCATCGACGAGAAGACGTACTTCCGTCGCGCCCGCGGTCAACTCAAGGGTGGCGAGAGCCTGAAGGTCGAG
The Trueperaceae bacterium DNA segment above includes these coding regions:
- a CDS encoding type II toxin-antitoxin system HicB family antitoxin, whose product is MTRLKPYKGYTAEAKIDVDAGSLSGRVTGLRDVLHFEGSTVPELTNAFHEAVDDYLEWCAELGEKPERPYSGNVFVRMTPDEHKELALTAELQGTSINALVLAAIARYLDGGRDPNGDQETKVVPHRSHVEPAPTRSGRAAHR
- a CDS encoding type II toxin-antitoxin system HicA family toxin, which gives rise to MRGLNSKHRKTLAQIRRTPTPTTINWVDVKSLLAALGCQITPGKGSRFRIRQRGGRKLGVHRPHPGNECSAGLIESVREFLEAIDDEA
- a CDS encoding RES family NAD+ phosphorylase; translated protein: MHARWQSTALSGDGAAMYPGRWNKPGSRMVYVADSLALAVLETLVHLEAEATEEPYVGIELSIPDGHITRLTDLPAGWKQSITATRDLGDRWLTTRRTLAAQVPSALVPDGTNLLLNPAHPSFGEVRELRRVEFHWDARLF
- a CDS encoding DUF2384 domain-containing protein — its product is MATQAQPVTSRDAIAAIKAGLPYEAFEDLAASLGVGHSELARTISVSPRTLQRRKGEGRFQVDESDRLFRISRLMARATEVLGSSAADWLTTPKRFLGGQTPLAFADTEPGAWEVMQALGRLEHGVFL
- a CDS encoding tetratricopeptide repeat protein, which translates into the protein MAEASRNSDRGSRRFAAEAAYADSIFQQAQGDVAGAIAAAELALEHDPTYAPAVLTVGSIEYQRGNDAVGRRLLLSLTALADEGDLRVVLDEAGDFLIGEGRYEDGLEFYRAATARYPDDVALLQGLCCTADHAGAFELALAAATSAVRLEPHRSALRSDLGWSLFRAGRLREAEAELQLALDLDEDNELAEENLRVCRDALAVEDAG
- a CDS encoding DUF2384 domain-containing protein; translated protein: MTVGERSDMAITGASTTSNSGSSEGRVLAARGYDLRGHATAERLRKSLGLDAKSMADYLGIDEKTYFRRARGQLKGGESLKVEMLAAILEEATRVLHGEEEATHWITTPIISLDRKRPIDLLTSIGGYERVKNTLTKIEYGMY